A window of Polaribacter litorisediminis contains these coding sequences:
- a CDS encoding tetratricopeptide repeat protein → MKYIQLILIFVTISITISCNNHKTKQITNSKDYNSFLNLTENTSLKNAINDLNFWGNKLKQAPSQYPYHSKIAAANSNIFKLTGNIQQLKEAEKNLITANEKTNYNNTGYLRSLATNYISQHRFQEALELLTKAEFIGEKLQQTHLMLIDVYLELGNLQKVEEYLSKVQNFKDFDYLIRVSKYNDHIGNLDKAIVYLEKSLDIATSSKNKNLMQWNYTNLADYYGHAGRIKESYNAYLKALSINPNNTYAKKGIAWIVYSYERNPKEALRILETVSRENAGPESHLLKAEIADFMGNRNEQEKQITLYKSKVTNQNYGAMYAKYNVLLFAEDDSNQSKAIAIAKQEVASRPTAQSYDLLAWSFFKNGNHKKAMQIVKNHVIGKTFEPEALLHTAYILKANGKHTEAKKLKTELLGAIYELGPNSEQEIHTI, encoded by the coding sequence AACAAACTCTAAAGATTACAATAGCTTTCTAAACTTAACTGAAAATACATCTTTAAAAAATGCAATAAATGATTTAAATTTTTGGGGAAACAAATTAAAGCAGGCACCTAGCCAATATCCTTATCATTCAAAAATAGCTGCTGCAAATTCTAATATATTTAAACTTACAGGAAACATCCAACAGTTAAAAGAAGCAGAAAAGAATTTAATAACTGCCAATGAAAAAACAAATTACAACAATACAGGCTATTTAAGAAGTTTAGCAACCAATTATATTTCTCAACATCGTTTTCAAGAAGCTCTAGAATTATTGACCAAAGCGGAATTTATCGGTGAAAAATTACAACAAACGCACTTGATGTTAATAGATGTTTATTTAGAACTTGGCAACCTTCAAAAAGTAGAAGAATATTTATCGAAAGTTCAAAATTTTAAAGATTTTGACTATTTAATTAGGGTCTCTAAGTACAACGATCATATTGGTAATTTAGACAAAGCAATTGTGTATTTAGAAAAGTCTTTAGATATTGCGACATCGTCTAAAAATAAAAATTTAATGCAATGGAATTACACCAATTTAGCGGATTACTATGGTCATGCAGGTAGAATTAAAGAATCTTACAACGCCTATTTAAAAGCATTATCCATCAACCCAAATAATACGTATGCTAAAAAAGGAATTGCTTGGATTGTTTATTCTTATGAACGGAATCCTAAAGAGGCTTTAAGAATTCTAGAAACCGTATCAAGAGAAAATGCTGGGCCAGAATCTCATTTATTAAAGGCTGAAATAGCAGATTTTATGGGAAATAGAAATGAACAAGAAAAACAAATAACTCTATATAAATCTAAAGTGACCAATCAAAATTATGGAGCTATGTATGCAAAATACAATGTGCTTTTATTTGCTGAGGATGATAGCAACCAATCAAAAGCAATAGCAATTGCTAAACAAGAGGTAGCATCAAGACCCACAGCACAATCTTATGACTTGTTAGCTTGGTCTTTTTTCAAAAATGGGAACCATAAAAAAGCAATGCAGATTGTTAAAAACCATGTAATTGGCAAAACTTTTGAACCCGAAGCTTTGTTACACACAGCATATATTTTAAAAGCCAATGGTAAACATACAGAAGCAAAAAAGTTAAAAACTGAATTATTAGGAGCCATTTATGAATTAGGTCCGAATTCTGAACAAGAAATACATACTATATAA